Proteins from a single region of Fusobacterium gonidiaformans ATCC 25563:
- the ligA gene encoding NAD-dependent DNA ligase LigA gives MISKKEKENRREELQKKLQRYSDAYYSQNESLISDYEYDMLLKELENLEAELQIQNKDSITQTVGSSLKNSKFQKIAHKTPMLSLSNTYQIGEIEDFLLRAKKNLNMTDNLEVEMEIKLDGLSISIIYEKGKLVRAVTRGDGIVGEDVTENVLQIESIPHELSEAFDIEIRGEIVLPFSEFENLNKIRIEKGEEVFANPRNAASGTLRQLDPKIVKERHLAAYFYFIVNAEQYGIHSQKDSIAFLEKLSLPTTGICEIFHNLSDLENRIEHWSKERENLAYETDGLVLKINNISLWEKLGSTGKSPRWAVAYKFPAKQVTTKLLDITWQVGRTGKITPVAELEEVELSGSRVKRASLHNYDEIVRKDIRIGDTVFIEKAAEIIPQVVKSVKQDRTGEEKEIEAPAHCPICNSVLEREQGLVDLKCINKHCPGKIQGEMEYFVSRDGMNISGLGGKILEKFLDLHYLEDVSDIYYLKERKEELEQLDKMGKKSIENLLNSIEESKKTSYDKVLYALGIPFVGKVAAKLLAKESKNIFKLQTMTEEELQQIEGIGEKMARSIVDFFQNEVKKQLIQNLIDIGLCFTLKDGVEASTEAKIWQGKTFLVTGTLSKYTRAELQEDIEKSGGTNLSSVTKKLDYLIVGEKAGSKLEKAKALGSVTILTEEDFLALKEKLTKQ, from the coding sequence ATGATTTCAAAAAAAGAAAAAGAAAATCGGAGAGAAGAACTCCAAAAAAAATTACAACGATATAGTGATGCCTATTACAGTCAAAACGAAAGTTTGATTTCTGACTATGAATATGATATGTTACTAAAAGAATTAGAAAATCTAGAAGCTGAATTACAAATACAAAATAAAGACTCGATAACTCAAACAGTCGGATCTAGTTTAAAAAATTCTAAATTCCAAAAAATAGCTCATAAAACTCCGATGCTAAGTTTATCCAATACTTATCAAATTGGAGAAATTGAGGATTTTCTTCTTCGAGCTAAAAAAAATCTAAATATGACAGATAACTTAGAAGTAGAAATGGAAATTAAATTAGATGGGCTTTCTATCAGCATAATCTATGAAAAAGGAAAATTGGTAAGAGCAGTGACTCGTGGAGATGGAATTGTTGGGGAAGATGTTACAGAAAATGTTCTCCAAATTGAAAGTATTCCTCATGAACTTTCAGAAGCTTTCGATATCGAAATTCGTGGAGAGATTGTTCTTCCTTTTTCAGAATTTGAAAACTTAAATAAAATTCGTATTGAAAAAGGTGAGGAAGTTTTTGCCAATCCACGAAATGCAGCAAGTGGAACTCTTAGACAGTTAGATCCTAAAATTGTGAAAGAAAGACATTTAGCTGCCTATTTTTATTTTATTGTAAATGCAGAACAGTATGGAATCCATTCTCAAAAAGATAGCATTGCTTTTTTAGAGAAACTGTCTCTTCCTACGACTGGAATTTGCGAAATCTTTCACAATCTTTCTGACCTAGAAAACAGAATTGAACATTGGAGCAAAGAAAGAGAAAATTTAGCCTATGAAACAGATGGTTTAGTCCTAAAGATTAACAATATTTCTCTGTGGGAAAAACTTGGAAGTACAGGAAAAAGTCCTCGCTGGGCAGTTGCTTATAAATTTCCGGCCAAACAGGTAACAACAAAATTATTAGATATTACTTGGCAAGTCGGAAGAACCGGAAAAATTACTCCAGTAGCAGAGCTGGAAGAAGTAGAATTATCTGGAAGTCGTGTAAAAAGAGCCAGTCTTCATAACTATGATGAAATTGTCAGAAAAGATATTCGAATCGGAGATACTGTTTTTATTGAAAAAGCAGCAGAAATTATTCCACAAGTTGTTAAATCAGTCAAACAAGATAGAACCGGAGAAGAAAAGGAGATTGAAGCTCCTGCTCATTGCCCTATTTGCAACTCTGTCTTAGAAAGAGAACAAGGCCTTGTTGATTTAAAATGTATCAATAAACATTGCCCTGGGAAAATTCAAGGTGAAATGGAATATTTTGTTTCTCGAGATGGAATGAATATCTCCGGTTTAGGAGGAAAAATTTTAGAAAAATTTCTAGACCTGCATTATCTTGAAGATGTCTCTGATATTTATTATTTAAAAGAAAGAAAGGAAGAACTTGAACAACTTGATAAAATGGGGAAAAAAAGTATTGAAAATCTTTTAAACTCCATTGAAGAAAGTAAAAAAACAAGCTATGATAAAGTACTCTATGCTCTAGGTATTCCTTTCGTTGGAAAAGTTGCTGCAAAATTACTGGCAAAAGAAAGTAAAAATATTTTCAAACTACAAACAATGACAGAAGAGGAATTACAACAAATCGAAGGAATTGGAGAAAAAATGGCTCGTTCTATTGTAGACTTTTTTCAAAATGAAGTGAAAAAACAACTCATTCAAAATCTCATTGATATTGGTCTTTGTTTTACATTAAAAGATGGTGTAGAAGCTTCCACAGAAGCAAAAATTTGGCAAGGAAAAACTTTCTTAGTGACAGGAACTCTATCAAAATATACAAGAGCTGAATTGCAAGAAGACATTGAAAAATCAGGTGGAACAAATCTAAGCTCTGTTACTAAAAAATTGGATTATCTTATTGTTGGGGAAAAAGCAGGAAGTAAATTGGAAAAAGCGAAAGCTCTAGGAAGTGTTACTATCTTGACAGAAGAGGACTTTTTAGCTTTGAAGGAAAAGTTGACGAAACAATGA
- the secA gene encoding preprotein translocase subunit SecA → MIANLLKAIFGTKNEREVKRIQKIVAKINALSDEYSSLSDEELKGKTVIFKERLQNGETLDDILVEAFATVREASSRVLGLRHYDVQLIGGIVLHEGKITEMKTGEGKTLVATAPVYLNALSGRGVHVITVNDYLATRDREMMGRVYSFLGLTSGVIVNGMYGKDRREAYQCDITYGTNSEFGFDYLRDNMVASVGEKVQRELNYCIVDEVDSILIDEARTPLIISGASSDAIKWYQVAYQVVSLLNRSYETEKIKNIKEKKEMNIPDEKWGDYEVDEKAKNIVLTEKGVSKVEKLLKLDNLYSPENVEITHYINQALKAKELFKRDRDYLVRDTGEVVIIDEFTGRAMEGRRYSDGLHQAIEAKEAVRIAGENQTLATITLQNYFRMYQKLSGMTGTAETEATEFVHTYGLEVVVIPTNEPVIRKDHSDLVYKTKEEKLEAIIDKIEELYKKGQPVLVGTVSIQSSEELSDLIKKKGIPHNVLNAKYHAQEAEIVAQAGRKGSVTIATNMAGRGTDIMLGGNPEFLAIHEAGSRDAENYSEILSKYVKQCEEERKEVLALGGLYILGTERHESRRIDNQLRGRSGRQGDPGESQFFLSLEDDLMRLFGSDRVKAVMEKLGLPHGEPITHKMINKAIENAQTKIESRNFGIRKNLLEFDDVMNKQRTAIYESRNEALVKEDLKSNILSMLHDVIYTKTFQHLVGEVKEDWDIQGLAKYLAERFDYIIEDEKEYMSMNVEDYAALLYDRLSAVYEEKENRMGSEIMRKIEKYILFEVVDARWREHLKALDGLREGIYLRAYGQKNPVTEYKLVSSEIYEKMLETIQEEITSFLFKIVIKTEENEKIEEETPKKAEKIQFIPKNQQELTPEDECPCGSGKKYKNCCGRIKK, encoded by the coding sequence ATGATAGCAAATCTTTTAAAAGCCATTTTTGGTACAAAAAATGAAAGAGAAGTAAAAAGAATTCAAAAAATTGTAGCAAAAATCAATGCTTTAAGTGACGAATATTCTTCATTAAGTGATGAAGAATTAAAAGGAAAAACAGTTATTTTTAAAGAACGTTTACAAAATGGAGAAACCTTGGACGATATTTTGGTAGAAGCCTTCGCAACTGTTCGAGAAGCTTCTTCCAGAGTCTTGGGATTACGACATTATGATGTTCAACTAATTGGAGGAATTGTTCTTCACGAAGGAAAAATTACAGAAATGAAAACAGGGGAAGGAAAAACTTTAGTAGCCACTGCTCCTGTTTACTTAAATGCTCTTTCCGGACGAGGAGTCCATGTCATCACTGTTAACGACTATCTTGCAACAAGAGATAGAGAAATGATGGGAAGAGTTTATAGTTTCCTTGGACTGACTTCCGGTGTTATTGTCAATGGAATGTATGGAAAAGATAGAAGAGAAGCTTATCAATGTGATATCACTTATGGAACCAACTCTGAATTTGGCTTCGACTACTTAAGAGATAATATGGTGGCAAGTGTTGGGGAAAAAGTACAAAGAGAATTAAATTACTGTATTGTCGATGAAGTGGACTCTATTTTAATTGATGAAGCTAGAACTCCTCTTATCATCTCCGGTGCTAGTTCCGATGCCATAAAATGGTATCAAGTAGCTTATCAGGTAGTTTCTTTATTAAATCGTAGCTACGAAACAGAAAAAATTAAAAATATCAAAGAAAAGAAAGAGATGAATATCCCTGATGAAAAATGGGGAGATTATGAAGTTGATGAAAAAGCAAAAAACATTGTTTTGACAGAAAAGGGAGTTAGTAAAGTTGAGAAACTTTTGAAATTAGATAATCTATATTCTCCTGAAAATGTCGAAATCACACACTATATCAATCAAGCATTAAAAGCAAAAGAATTATTTAAACGAGATCGTGATTACTTAGTTAGAGATACTGGTGAAGTTGTAATTATTGATGAGTTTACCGGGCGTGCCATGGAAGGAAGGCGTTATTCTGACGGATTGCATCAAGCAATTGAAGCAAAAGAGGCTGTTAGAATTGCTGGAGAAAACCAAACTTTAGCAACTATTACTCTTCAAAATTATTTTAGAATGTATCAAAAATTATCAGGTATGACAGGAACCGCTGAAACAGAAGCCACAGAATTTGTTCATACTTATGGTTTAGAAGTTGTAGTCATTCCTACCAATGAACCGGTCATTCGAAAAGATCACAGCGATTTAGTGTATAAAACAAAAGAAGAAAAATTAGAAGCAATCATTGATAAGATTGAAGAATTATATAAAAAAGGACAACCAGTTCTAGTTGGAACAGTGTCAATCCAAAGTTCCGAAGAATTGTCAGATTTGATTAAGAAAAAAGGAATTCCTCATAACGTTTTAAATGCAAAATACCACGCACAAGAAGCTGAAATTGTTGCCCAAGCAGGAAGAAAAGGTTCTGTAACAATTGCCACAAATATGGCTGGAAGAGGAACTGATATTATGCTAGGAGGAAATCCGGAATTTTTAGCCATCCATGAAGCAGGAAGTCGAGATGCTGAAAATTATTCTGAAATATTATCAAAGTATGTAAAACAATGTGAAGAAGAAAGAAAAGAAGTATTAGCCCTAGGAGGTCTTTATATTTTAGGTACAGAACGACATGAATCCAGAAGAATTGACAATCAATTACGTGGACGTTCCGGACGTCAAGGAGATCCTGGAGAATCTCAATTCTTTTTATCGCTAGAAGATGATTTAATGCGTCTTTTTGGTTCTGATCGAGTAAAAGCAGTTATGGAAAAATTGGGGCTTCCTCATGGGGAACCTATTACTCATAAGATGATTAACAAAGCGATTGAAAATGCTCAAACGAAGATTGAATCTAGAAACTTCGGTATCCGTAAAAATTTACTAGAATTTGACGATGTTATGAATAAACAAAGAACAGCTATCTATGAAAGTAGAAATGAAGCTCTTGTAAAAGAGGATTTAAAATCCAACATTCTTTCTATGTTACATGATGTTATCTATACAAAAACATTCCAACATTTAGTAGGAGAAGTAAAAGAAGATTGGGATATTCAAGGATTAGCGAAATACCTTGCTGAACGATTTGATTACATTATTGAAGATGAAAAAGAATATATGTCTATGAATGTGGAAGATTATGCCGCTCTTTTATATGATAGATTATCGGCTGTCTATGAAGAGAAAGAAAATCGTATGGGTTCTGAAATCATGAGAAAAATTGAAAAATATATCTTATTTGAAGTAGTAGATGCCCGTTGGAGAGAACATTTAAAAGCATTAGATGGATTGCGAGAAGGAATTTACTTAAGAGCTTATGGACAAAAAAATCCGGTAACAGAATATAAATTAGTTTCTAGTGAAATTTATGAAAAAATGCTAGAAACTATTCAAGAAGAAATTACCTCCTTCTTATTTAAAATAGTAATCAAGACAGAAGAAAATGAAAAAATAGAGGAAGAAACTCCAAAAAAAGCAGAAAAAATTCAGTTTATTCCTAAAAATCAACAAGAATTAACTCCAGAGGATGAATGTCCTTGTGGAAGTGGAAAAAAATATAAAAATTGTTGTGGAAGAATCAAAAAATAG
- a CDS encoding ArsB/NhaD family transporter, which translates to MLLILALCIFIAVFYCIITEKIPTPWATMLGGLTMSLLGIINQEEALEAISERLEILFLLIGMMMIVLLISETGIFQWFAIKVAQLVRGEPFSLIILLCTITALCSAFLDNVTTILLMAPVSILLAKQLKLDPFPFVISEVMAANIGGLATLIGDPTQLIIGAEGNLNFNQFLMNTAPVSILSMISLLFTVYFMYGRKMQVSHELKARIMELDSSRSLKEPTLLKLAGSIFALVILGFILNNFINKGLAIISLAGAFYLVVLAKRKPKEIFENLEWETLFFFIGLFMMIKGIEELNVMEIIGQQLVHITEGNFPLAMFSITWISAIFTSIIGNVANAATMSKIIQVMIPSFNSLGDTSHFWWALSFGSCLGGNISLLGSATNVVAVGAATKAGCKIDFVKFLKFGSIIALENLIIASLYIFFRYL; encoded by the coding sequence ATGTTACTAATATTAGCGTTATGTATTTTCATAGCTGTTTTTTATTGTATCATTACTGAAAAAATTCCAACTCCTTGGGCAACAATGCTAGGTGGTTTAACAATGAGTTTACTGGGAATTATCAATCAAGAAGAAGCCTTAGAAGCTATTTCGGAACGTTTAGAAATTCTTTTTCTTTTGATTGGAATGATGATGATTGTTCTTCTTATTTCAGAAACAGGAATATTTCAATGGTTTGCTATTAAAGTTGCTCAACTAGTAAGGGGAGAACCATTTTCTTTAATTATTTTACTATGTACCATTACTGCTTTGTGTTCTGCTTTTTTAGACAACGTAACCACTATTTTATTGATGGCTCCGGTTTCTATATTATTAGCAAAGCAACTAAAGTTAGACCCTTTTCCTTTTGTTATTTCAGAAGTTATGGCTGCAAATATCGGAGGATTAGCAACTCTAATTGGTGATCCTACACAACTTATCATCGGGGCAGAAGGGAATTTAAATTTTAATCAATTCTTAATGAATACAGCTCCCGTTTCTATATTATCTATGATATCACTACTATTTACAGTATATTTTATGTATGGAAGAAAAATGCAAGTAAGTCATGAATTAAAAGCTCGAATTATGGAATTAGATTCTTCTCGTAGTTTAAAAGAACCTACTTTGTTAAAACTAGCAGGTAGTATCTTTGCCTTAGTTATCTTGGGATTCATATTAAACAATTTTATCAATAAAGGATTAGCAATCATTTCTTTAGCTGGAGCTTTCTATCTAGTCGTTCTGGCGAAAAGAAAACCTAAGGAAATTTTTGAAAATCTCGAATGGGAAACTCTATTCTTTTTCATCGGATTATTTATGATGATTAAAGGAATTGAAGAATTGAATGTTATGGAAATAATCGGACAACAATTAGTTCATATCACAGAAGGAAACTTCCCTCTAGCAATGTTTTCCATTACTTGGATTTCTGCTATTTTTACTTCCATTATTGGAAATGTTGCAAATGCCGCTACTATGTCCAAAATTATTCAAGTTATGATTCCAAGTTTTAATTCTTTAGGAGATACTAGTCATTTTTGGTGGGCTCTTTCTTTCGGTTCCTGCTTAGGAGGAAATATTTCTCTACTTGGTTCTGCGACAAATGTAGTCGCAGTAGGAGCAGCAACAAAAGCAGGTTGTAAAATTGATTTTGTAAAATTTCTTAAATTTGGATCTATTATTGCTCTAGAGAATTTAATCATTGCATCTCTTTATATCTTCTTTCGATATTTATAA
- a CDS encoding PTS sugar transporter subunit IIA: MKFASYLHPQLIFMDIQKETKQEVIQEMIHRIAAKDSTVREKENIIEEMVLKRENEISTCIGEGVAIPHARIENFGDFVVAIAILEKPILGEIGASNKFDEVNVVFLIISDVLKNKNILKVMSAISKIVMKNPMVFDKIKTEKNPSKIIDYIEETGIEISHKIVAEDVLSPDIIPVHPEDTLENVAKRFILEQKTGLPVVDSDGTFLGEITERELIDYGMPDYLSLMGDLNFLTVGEPFEEYLIHEQTTSIENLYRKDKKMIKIDRKTPIMEICFIMVYKGINRLYVIDHGKYCGMITRSDIIKKVLHI, encoded by the coding sequence ATGAAATTTGCTAGTTATTTACATCCACAACTTATTTTTATGGACATTCAAAAAGAAACAAAACAAGAAGTGATTCAAGAAATGATTCATCGAATCGCAGCAAAAGATTCTACTGTTAGAGAAAAAGAAAACATCATTGAAGAAATGGTTTTAAAAAGAGAAAATGAAATCTCTACTTGTATTGGTGAGGGAGTAGCAATTCCTCATGCTAGAATTGAAAATTTTGGTGATTTCGTAGTAGCTATTGCCATTTTAGAAAAACCTATTCTAGGGGAAATTGGGGCAAGTAACAAATTTGATGAAGTGAATGTAGTATTCTTGATTATTTCTGATGTTTTAAAAAATAAAAATATTTTAAAAGTGATGAGTGCTATCTCAAAAATTGTTATGAAAAACCCTATGGTGTTCGATAAAATTAAAACAGAGAAAAATCCATCTAAAATTATCGACTATATTGAAGAAACCGGTATTGAAATTAGTCATAAAATTGTAGCAGAAGATGTCTTAAGTCCAGATATTATTCCAGTACATCCTGAAGATACTTTAGAAAATGTCGCAAAAAGATTTATCTTAGAACAAAAAACAGGTCTACCTGTCGTAGATAGCGATGGAACTTTCTTAGGAGAAATTACAGAAAGAGAATTGATTGATTACGGAATGCCTGACTACCTTTCTCTTATGGGAGATTTGAATTTCTTAACAGTAGGAGAACCATTTGAAGAATATCTCATCCATGAACAAACGACGAGCATTGAAAATTTGTATCGAAAAGATAAAAAGATGATAAAAATAGATAGAAAAACACCTATCATGGAGATTTGTTTTATTATGGTTTATAAAGGTATCAATCGTTTATATGTCATTGATCACGGGAAATACTGTGGTATGATTACAAGATCAGATATTATTAAAAAGGTTTTACATATTTAG
- the mnmA gene encoding tRNA 2-thiouridine(34) synthase MnmA — translation MKEKVILGMSGGVDSAVAAYLLQKNGYDVIAVHFSVHKTERTQEEVKDSQTIANQFSIPLYSYCLEKEFQEKIISYYLTEIEKGRTPSPCPLCDDSVKFHLLFQEAEKHGAKYVATGHYASISSNNVFKTSLLEANHHIHKDQCYMLYRLSSEKLKRILFPLSSLEKSEVREIARKIGLFVSEKKDSQGICFAPEGYQAFLKKHLAHKIQKGNFIDEKGNILGKHSGYPLYTLGQRRGLGIQMKEISFITKINPDTNEITLGKFDNLLEDKVILENTIFHLPLETLKNMTLLARPRFSSTGFLGKVREENGVVTFHYFEKNAHNASGQHLVLFYENYVVGGGIIA, via the coding sequence ATGAAAGAAAAAGTCATTTTAGGTATGAGTGGAGGAGTTGATTCTGCTGTTGCTGCCTATCTTTTACAAAAAAATGGATATGATGTCATTGCCGTTCACTTCTCTGTCCATAAAACAGAAAGAACACAAGAAGAAGTAAAAGATAGTCAAACAATTGCAAATCAATTTTCAATTCCACTGTATTCCTACTGTTTAGAAAAAGAATTTCAAGAAAAAATTATTTCTTACTATTTAACAGAAATTGAAAAAGGTAGAACTCCTTCTCCTTGTCCGCTTTGTGATGATAGTGTAAAATTTCATTTACTCTTTCAAGAAGCAGAAAAACATGGAGCAAAATATGTCGCAACAGGGCATTATGCAAGCATTTCCTCAAATAATGTTTTTAAAACGAGTTTACTGGAAGCAAATCATCATATTCACAAAGATCAGTGTTATATGTTGTATCGACTCTCTTCAGAGAAACTAAAAAGAATTCTATTTCCTCTTTCTTCTTTGGAAAAATCAGAAGTACGAGAAATTGCTAGAAAGATTGGCTTATTTGTTTCTGAAAAAAAAGATAGTCAAGGAATTTGCTTTGCTCCGGAAGGATACCAAGCTTTTTTGAAAAAACACTTAGCTCATAAAATACAAAAAGGGAATTTTATTGATGAAAAAGGAAATATTTTAGGAAAACACTCAGGCTATCCTCTCTATACCCTTGGTCAAAGAAGAGGCTTAGGAATACAGATGAAAGAAATTTCTTTTATTACCAAAATCAACCCTGATACAAATGAAATTACTCTTGGTAAATTTGACAACTTATTAGAAGATAAAGTTATATTGGAAAATACTATTTTCCATCTTCCTTTAGAAACGTTAAAAAATATGACTCTCTTGGCTAGACCACGATTTTCCAGCACCGGTTTTTTAGGTAAAGTAAGAGAGGAAAATGGTGTGGTTACTTTTCATTATTTCGAAAAGAATGCCCATAATGCTTCAGGACAGCATTTAGTCCTATTCTATGAAAATTATGTGGTAGGAGGAGGAATCATTGCATGA
- a CDS encoding ArsB/NhaD family transporter, giving the protein MLLILGILIFVLVFYCIITEKVPSCYATMLGALIMSFCGIITEEEILQTIHSRLDILLLLIGMMMIVSFISETGLFQWFAIKVVKLVRGEPLLLLTLLSLITAISSAFLDNVTTILLMAPISILLAKQLQLDPFPFVMTEVLSSDIGGMATLIGDPTQLIIGSEGHLSFNEFLWNTAPMTIIALTILLVSVYFLYIRKMKVPRELRAQIMELESSRILKNKKLLTQSLFVLILVILGFVSNNFVNKGLSVIALSGAFVLAFISKRNPKEIFEKIEWDTLFFFIGLFAMIRGIENLGIINVMGEKILEISTGNFHFATLSVMWFSSLCTSILGNVANAATFSKIIQTLLPNFENIQNTKAFWWALSFGSCLGGSITMIGSATNIVAVATAKKSGCKIDFITFMKFGCRIAIINLIVASLYLYLRY; this is encoded by the coding sequence ATGTTATTAATTTTAGGAATATTGATTTTTGTTCTTGTTTTTTACTGTATTATTACTGAAAAAGTTCCTTCCTGTTATGCCACTATGTTAGGAGCCTTAATCATGTCTTTCTGCGGAATTATTACAGAAGAAGAAATTTTACAAACAATACATAGTCGTTTAGATATACTGCTATTGTTGATTGGAATGATGATGATTGTTTCTTTTATTTCAGAAACCGGACTTTTTCAATGGTTTGCCATTAAAGTAGTCAAATTGGTACGAGGAGAGCCTTTGCTACTTCTGACTCTACTTTCCTTAATCACAGCTATCAGTTCTGCTTTTTTAGATAATGTGACAACAATTTTACTAATGGCTCCTATTTCTATTTTATTAGCAAAACAACTACAATTAGATCCTTTTCCTTTTGTTATGACAGAAGTTCTCTCTTCTGATATTGGAGGAATGGCGACTCTTATTGGAGACCCCACTCAGCTTATCATTGGAAGTGAAGGTCATTTATCTTTTAATGAATTTTTGTGGAATACAGCTCCCATGACTATTATAGCTCTTACAATCCTTTTGGTATCCGTTTATTTTTTATATATCCGTAAGATGAAAGTCCCTCGTGAATTAAGAGCACAAATTATGGAACTGGAATCGAGTAGAATTTTAAAAAATAAAAAATTATTAACACAATCTTTATTTGTACTGATATTAGTGATTCTAGGGTTTGTGTCCAATAATTTTGTCAATAAAGGACTTTCTGTTATTGCTCTATCCGGGGCTTTTGTACTAGCCTTTATCAGCAAAAGAAATCCGAAAGAAATCTTTGAAAAAATAGAATGGGATACGCTATTCTTTTTTATTGGTCTGTTTGCTATGATTCGGGGAATTGAAAATCTTGGAATTATCAATGTCATGGGAGAAAAAATTTTAGAAATATCAACAGGAAATTTTCATTTTGCTACACTTTCTGTTATGTGGTTTTCTTCTTTATGTACATCTATCTTAGGTAATGTTGCAAATGCCGCAACCTTTTCTAAGATTATTCAAACACTTCTTCCCAACTTTGAAAACATACAAAATACCAAAGCTTTTTGGTGGGCTCTTTCTTTTGGTTCTTGTTTAGGTGGAAGTATTACTATGATTGGATCAGCTACTAATATTGTAGCCGTAGCTACTGCTAAAAAATCTGGTTGTAAAATAGATTTTATAACATTTATGAAATTTGGTTGTAGAATTGCCATAATAAATCTTATAGTAGCCAGTTTATATTTATATCTTCGTTATTAA